From a single Rutidosis leptorrhynchoides isolate AG116_Rl617_1_P2 chromosome 5, CSIRO_AGI_Rlap_v1, whole genome shotgun sequence genomic region:
- the LOC139848740 gene encoding putative receptor protein kinase ZmPK1 — MHMLSILLLPLLIIISYSQPILTTTNVLTQGSSLVVKKGDHLVSPNRLFTAGFHQIGQNAYLFAIWFTELTSDGSRTLVWMANRDLPINGKRSEIFLSKTGNLVLSDAGQQIWASNTKSTSPLQLQLLDSGNLVLNQVKVQTQSYIWQSFNFPTNTLLPNQPFTKNTVLISSRSWTNYSSGFYKFYFDNDNVLSILFKNDVVTSVFWPKPWLIATEAGRSTFNNSRFAFLDSRGKFTSTDNYSFVTSDYGQIVPRRLTLDVDGDLRVYTLNQKKWSVSLQTTSLPCLIHGSCGLNSICTYSREIGRICTCAYGYKAKNRSDLSLGCEPTFNVTQNRENYGFIRYPNMEFYGFDSSYTPGISLETCKNTCLNDTNCKAVQYSFDPGMGVFKCYVKIMLFNGHSLDSVYTTYVKVPKSDVLAFYQKIIAKESELNCSSTIIEVERSYIEKTPNESIKFMLWFSIILGAIEVALFLVIYYTTKQLSSGETQSYVAVGSGFRRFTYDEIVKASRKFREEIGRGGSGIVYKGVLLDNRVVAIKQLNEATQGEAEFLAEIRTIERINHRNLIEMYGYCAEKKHRILVYEYMENGSLAEMLVANRLDWQKILAIAIGVAKGLAYLHEECLEWVLHCDVKPHNILLDLSYSPKVADFGLSKLFERSAVEGSSFSRIRGTRGYMAPEWMFNLPITSKVDVYSYGVVILEMITGKSPLQMQQSSGENSGRDQTLVEWVRDKIRDEGVEEVVDVETCGEYDTKSLKNVLKIALQCAEEDRDARPSMSQVVHMLLHPDFDD; from the coding sequence ATGCATATGCTTTCCATATTACTCTTACCTCTACTAATAATCATCTCTTATTCTCAACCTATTCTTACTACTACCAATGTTTTAACTCAAGGCTCATCACTTGTTGTCAAAAAAGGTGACCATTTGGTTTCACCAAATCGCCTTTTCACAGCCGGGTTCCACCAGATCGGCCAAAACGCTTACCTTTTCGCCATATGGTTTACCGAGCTCACCTCCGATGGTTCTCGTACATTAGTTTGGATGGCTAATAGAGATTTACCCATCAATGGAAAACGCTCCGAAATTTTCTTGTCGAAAACAGGAAACTTAGTTTTATCGGATGCTGGCCAACAAATTTGGGCCAGCAACACTAAATCTACTTCACCTTTGCAATTGCAACTTCTCGATTCGGGAAATCTTGTTCTCAACCAAGTAAAGGTACAAACACAATCATATATTTGGCAAAGTTTTAATTTTCCAACAAATACTCTTCTTCCTAATCAGCCTTTTACGAAAAATACAGTTCTTATATCGTCTAGAAGTTGGACAAATTATTCTTCTGGATTTTACAAATTTTATTTCGACAATGATAATGTTTTGAGCATTCTTTTTAAGAATGATGTTGTAACAAGCGTTTTTTGGCCGAAACCTTGGTTGATAGCAACAGAAGCAGGTAGATCTACTTTCAACAATAGTAGATTTGCTTTTCTTGATTCTAGAGGCAAGTTTACATCGACCGATAATTACTCGTTCGTTACGTCTGATTATGGACAAATTGTTCCAAGAAGATTGACTCTTGATGTTGATGGAGACCTTAGAGTTTACACACTTAACCAAAAAAAGTGGAGTGTTTCTTTGCAAACAACAAGTCTACCATGTCTAATTCATGGAAGTTGTGGTTTAAATAGCATTTGTACTTATAGTCGTGAAATCGGAAGGATATGCACTTGTGCATATGGATATAAGGCGAAAAATCGATCAGATTTATCTTTAGGGTGTGAACCCACATTCAATGTTACACAAAATCGTGAAAACTATGGATTCATAAGGTATCCGAATATGGAATTTTATGGATTTGATTCGTCGTATACGCCGGGGATTAGTCTTGAAACATGTAAGAATACTTGTTTGAATGATACTAATTGTAAAGCGGTTCAATATAGCTTTGATCCAGGGATGGGAGTTTTTAAATGCTATGTCAAGATTATGTTGTTTAATGGCCATAGTTTGGATTCAGTTTATACAACTTATGTTAAAGTACCCAAGAGTGATGTATTAGCATTTTATCAAAAGATCATTGCTAAGGAGTCGGAATTGAATTGCTCGAGTACTATAATCGAAGTGGAAAGATCATACATCGAAAAGACCCCGAACGAGTCGATCAAGTTCATGTTGTGGTTCAGTATCATCCTTGGTGCAATTGAAGTTGCACTCTTTTTAGTCATCTATTATACTACCAAACAACTTTCAAGTGGAGAAACACAATCCTACGTGGCAGTTGGTTCTGGATTCAGAAGGTTTACGTACGATGAGATAGTAAAGGCGTCTCGTAAGTTTAGAGAAGAGATTGGTAGAGGTGGTAGTGGTATTGTTTATAAAGGCGTACTGCTCGATAATCGGGTGGTAGCAATTAAGCAACTTAATGAGGCTACTCAGGGAGAGGCTGAATTTCTAGCAGAAATAAGAACGATTGAGAGAATAAATCATAGGAACTTAATAGAAATGTACGGTTATTGTGCCGAGAAAAAGCATAGGATATTAGTGTATGAGTACATGGAGAACGGTTCACTAGCGGAAATGTTAGTCGCAAATCGGCTTGATTGGCAAAAGATTTTAGCGATTGCGATTGGTGTAGCGAAAGGGCTAGCTTATTTACATGAAGAGTGTTTGGAATGGGTTTTACATTGTGATGTTAAACCACATAACATATTGTTGGATTTAAGTTATAGTCCAAAAGTGGCGGATTTTGGGTTGTCTAAGTTGTTTGAACGAAGCGCGGTTGAGGGTTCAAGTTTTTCAAGGATTAGAGGGACTAGAGGATATATGGCTCCCGAATGGATGTTCAATCTTcctattacatcaaaagttgatgtttATAGTTACGGGGTCGTGATACTAGAGATGATAACGGGGAAGAGCCCGTTGCAAATGCAACAGAGTAGCGGTGAAAATAGTGGGAGAGATCAAACATTGGTCGAGTGGGTCCGAGACAAGATTCGCGATGAAGGTGTTGAAGAAGTTGTGGACGTTGAGACGTGTGGTGAATACGATACGAAAAGTTTAAAGAATGTTTTGAAAATTGCATTACAATGTGCCGAAGAAGATAGAGATGCAAGACCTTCAATGAGTCAAGTGGTACATATGCTTCTTCACCCAGACTTTGATGATTAA